In a genomic window of Deltaproteobacteria bacterium:
- the pheA gene encoding prephenate dehydratase, whose amino-acid sequence MPKNELERLRRQIDALDAQFLKLLNRRAGIVLKVGKAKKTSREEFYTPHREKLLMERLKKRNKGPFPTRAIPSVFSEIISASRSLHAPMKVAYLGPEATFTHMAALRHFGRSCEMIPMTSISRVFEEVENKRTECGVVPIENSTEGVVGATLDRFQDSSLKIGAEIVLPIAHHFLTVTGGTRGVQRIYSHPQAVAQCRPWLEDKFSNTPIVEVESTARAAARAAEDSRSGAIASEEAAHVYRLKIAERHIEDNPNNMTRFLVLGRKNPGMTGSDKTSILFSVKDQVGVLYRMLEPFYRNKINLTKIESRPLKKKVWEYIFYLDMDGHLEEKRLQKALKELDQYCLFVKVLGSYPKATV is encoded by the coding sequence GTGCCAAAAAATGAGCTGGAACGACTTCGACGCCAGATTGATGCGCTCGACGCTCAATTCTTAAAACTCCTCAACCGGAGGGCCGGGATTGTTCTGAAGGTTGGGAAGGCCAAGAAAACGAGCCGGGAGGAGTTTTATACCCCCCACCGCGAAAAATTGCTCATGGAGCGCCTTAAAAAAAGAAACAAAGGGCCGTTCCCGACCCGTGCGATCCCTTCCGTGTTCAGTGAGATTATTTCCGCCTCCCGTTCCCTCCATGCCCCGATGAAGGTCGCCTACCTCGGTCCGGAGGCGACATTTACGCATATGGCGGCCCTTCGGCACTTTGGACGTTCCTGCGAGATGATCCCGATGACCTCTATCTCACGCGTCTTTGAAGAGGTGGAAAATAAACGGACCGAATGTGGCGTTGTCCCGATTGAGAACTCGACGGAGGGGGTGGTGGGTGCCACTCTGGACCGTTTTCAGGATTCTTCGCTCAAAATTGGTGCTGAGATTGTCCTTCCGATTGCCCACCACTTTTTGACTGTTACGGGGGGCACCCGGGGGGTTCAAAGAATTTATTCCCACCCCCAGGCGGTTGCCCAATGTCGTCCCTGGCTCGAAGACAAATTTTCCAACACGCCGATCGTTGAGGTGGAGAGCACGGCCCGCGCCGCGGCCCGGGCCGCCGAGGATTCCAGGTCCGGGGCGATTGCGAGCGAGGAGGCGGCCCATGTTTACCGTCTGAAGATTGCGGAGCGGCATATTGAGGACAATCCGAACAACATGACCCGCTTCCTGGTTTTGGGACGTAAGAATCCCGGTATGACCGGGAGCGACAAAACCTCGATCCTTTTTTCGGTCAAGGATCAGGTGGGAGTTCTTTACCGGATGCTCGAGCCGTTTTATCGGAACAAGATCAACCTCACAAAAATTGAGTCGCGTCCCCTGAAGAAGAAGGTTTGGGAGTATATCTTCTATCTCGATATGGACGGGCATCTCGAAGAGAAACGACTCCAGAAGGCATTGAAGGAACTCGATCAGTACTGTCTCTTTGTAAAAGTGTTGGGCTCCTACCCCAAGGCGACCGTGTGA
- a CDS encoding aminotransferase class I/II-fold pyridoxal phosphate-dependent enzyme, protein MSGEKKDLSDRRPYKKATHLIHGKFHSKKWEYRHHVIPPLTASTAFRLDTSQRGAKGFFEFACDQTPQKRHLPIYIYDRLDEPTRGMLEENLAFAEGAEMAVAFASGMAAVAAACLVNLKAGDEILANDILYGCTYSLFTNWFPRLGIKVRFVDLTSEGYESAINDKTRVIYFESPLNPNLRLVDIRALHKVADRANQKREKDHKIVLIIDNTFATPFCQRPLSLGVDLVAHSLTKDIGGFGTDMGGAVVGSEEHENALLLFRKDFGGVLSPKNAWPILVYGLSTLELRMKQQQEVAMKVASFLKDHSKVRSVFYPGLSDFPQADLARSQMTDFHGNFAPGSMIYFVLKGKDDHAAERFIDKIARDAENPFSMTHSGLPEEEKRRRGVDSNGIRLSVGLEDPDDIIMDLERALEVV, encoded by the coding sequence ATGTCGGGGGAGAAGAAGGATCTATCCGATCGGCGTCCTTATAAAAAGGCGACCCATCTTATTCACGGCAAGTTTCACTCCAAGAAGTGGGAGTATCGCCATCATGTCATTCCACCCTTGACGGCCTCGACGGCGTTCCGGCTTGACACCTCACAGCGGGGGGCCAAGGGCTTTTTTGAATTTGCCTGTGATCAGACACCGCAGAAGAGGCATCTGCCGATCTACATCTATGACCGCCTTGATGAACCGACCCGCGGGATGCTCGAGGAGAATCTTGCCTTTGCCGAGGGGGCGGAAATGGCGGTGGCGTTTGCCTCCGGAATGGCGGCGGTGGCGGCCGCCTGTTTGGTGAATTTGAAGGCGGGGGATGAGATCCTTGCCAACGATATTCTGTATGGATGCACTTACAGTCTTTTTACGAATTGGTTTCCAAGATTGGGGATCAAGGTCCGGTTTGTCGATCTGACAAGCGAGGGGTACGAATCAGCAATCAACGACAAGACGCGCGTGATCTATTTTGAGAGTCCTCTCAATCCGAATCTTCGTCTTGTTGATATTCGTGCGCTCCACAAGGTGGCCGATCGGGCCAATCAAAAGAGGGAGAAGGATCATAAAATCGTTCTTATTATCGATAACACCTTTGCAACCCCTTTCTGTCAGAGACCGCTCTCCCTGGGGGTTGATCTTGTGGCCCATAGCCTCACAAAGGATATCGGCGGATTCGGGACCGACATGGGAGGGGCGGTTGTCGGCTCGGAGGAGCATGAAAATGCGTTGCTCCTTTTTCGAAAGGATTTCGGCGGTGTGCTTTCTCCCAAAAATGCCTGGCCGATTTTGGTCTACGGACTCTCCACCCTGGAGCTTCGGATGAAACAGCAACAGGAGGTGGCGATGAAGGTCGCCTCCTTCCTCAAAGATCATTCCAAGGTCAGGTCCGTATTCTATCCAGGCCTTTCCGATTTTCCGCAGGCCGATCTGGCCCGCTCCCAGATGACTGACTTTCACGGGAACTTTGCCCCCGGCAGCATGATCTATTTTGTGCTGAAGGGAAAGGATGACCATGCGGCAGAGCGATTCATCGACAAGATCGCCAGGGATGCTGAAAACCCGTTTTCGATGACCCACTCCGGTTTGCCGGAGGAGGAGAAGAGGCGCCGTGGTGTTGATTCAAACGGGATTCGCCTCTCCGTCGGTCTGGAGGATCCCGATGATATTATCATGGATCTAGAGCGTGCGTTGGAAGTGGTTTAG
- the recG gene encoding ATP-dependent DNA helicase RecG: protein MIRKREGPGTVASSSRSLNVNPSPGRAPVPLPPSRPSHNIAEIPIRFIPGVGPRIAELFLQKGIQTAEDLLYFFPYKYLDRSRLESIRNLKVGQASVVGRVLSSGLLFFGRSKRRLFEVLLGDETGAVSLKWFHFYPQQMKGRFQKGQALLVSGEVTLYRGEPQFVHPQVELLEADLLDEVAAPGIIPTYSQISGLGQKTVRKVIRNCFERASFSDPLPEELRTRRRLVPKKEALYGIHFPAPDSSVEELNNGRSAGHYREIFEEFFLMELGLALKRRQARGEPGIPFTIEETRRADWQGQLPFDLTKAQRQALNEIYSDMGRGAPMNRLLQGDVGSGKTIVSLLAAVAAIENGYQVALMAPTEILAEQHCRTAQKILAPFKIPAGLLLGSQTALEKERNRSRIRRGLFSLVIGTHALISDGVQFAKLGLVIIDEQHRFGVLQRMALRQKGEEGSLVPDVLVMTATPIPRTLAMTVYGDLDLSIIDEMPPGRQPTRTQIIESRNRGMLYGIIREALERKEQGYVVYPLIEESEKLALKDATQMCEELKKILPEHRIALLHGRIVADEKETIFRKFRAGEVDLLVSTTVIEVGVDVPNATLMVIEHADRFGLSQLHQLRGRIGRGVKAGSCLLVSDYRKTENAYRRLEVMCATNDGFRIAEEDLKIRGAGDFLGTRQSGLPDLRVANLLRDYPILKVAREEAFQLIDNDPGLLSHSLLKQELLRRWKERLALSDVG from the coding sequence ATGATACGGAAGAGGGAAGGGCCCGGAACCGTCGCGTCGAGTTCAAGATCCTTGAACGTCAATCCCTCACCGGGACGAGCCCCAGTTCCGCTCCCTCCAAGCCGGCCGTCCCATAACATAGCAGAGATTCCAATCCGGTTTATCCCTGGTGTGGGGCCGAGGATTGCGGAGCTCTTTCTCCAAAAGGGGATCCAGACGGCAGAGGATCTCCTCTATTTTTTCCCCTACAAATATCTGGATCGGAGTAGGCTCGAATCGATACGAAACCTCAAAGTGGGGCAGGCGTCCGTTGTCGGGCGCGTCCTGTCGTCGGGGCTTCTGTTCTTTGGCCGAAGCAAGAGGAGGCTCTTTGAGGTTCTTCTGGGGGACGAGACGGGGGCGGTCTCCCTCAAATGGTTTCATTTTTATCCCCAACAGATGAAGGGGCGGTTTCAAAAGGGACAAGCGCTACTCGTCTCCGGTGAGGTGACCCTTTATCGCGGCGAACCTCAATTTGTGCATCCCCAGGTGGAGTTGCTGGAGGCGGATCTTCTAGACGAGGTGGCTGCGCCAGGGATTATCCCGACCTATTCACAAATTTCCGGATTGGGACAAAAAACAGTTCGTAAAGTGATCCGAAACTGTTTCGAACGGGCCTCCTTTTCAGATCCACTCCCGGAAGAACTAAGGACAAGGCGTCGGCTTGTTCCCAAGAAGGAGGCACTCTATGGGATTCATTTTCCAGCGCCGGATTCCTCTGTGGAGGAGTTGAACAATGGCCGTTCCGCCGGGCATTACCGCGAAATTTTTGAGGAGTTTTTCCTGATGGAACTGGGACTCGCCCTGAAGAGACGTCAGGCGAGAGGCGAGCCGGGGATCCCCTTTACCATCGAAGAGACAAGACGGGCGGATTGGCAAGGCCAGCTGCCGTTCGATCTCACAAAGGCGCAGAGACAGGCCCTCAATGAAATTTACTCTGATATGGGGAGGGGTGCCCCGATGAACCGGCTTCTGCAGGGGGATGTCGGCAGCGGCAAAACGATCGTCTCCCTCCTGGCCGCGGTGGCGGCGATTGAAAACGGTTATCAGGTTGCCTTGATGGCCCCAACCGAAATCTTGGCCGAACAGCACTGCCGGACCGCCCAGAAAATTCTCGCCCCGTTCAAGATTCCGGCTGGTCTCTTGCTCGGATCGCAGACCGCCTTGGAGAAGGAACGGAATCGCTCCCGCATCCGGCGTGGCCTCTTTTCACTCGTTATCGGGACTCATGCCCTGATTTCAGACGGGGTGCAGTTTGCAAAGTTGGGTCTCGTGATTATTGATGAGCAACACCGCTTTGGTGTGTTGCAACGAATGGCGCTCCGTCAGAAGGGGGAGGAGGGATCGCTTGTTCCGGATGTGCTTGTGATGACCGCAACACCGATCCCCCGCACGCTTGCGATGACCGTTTATGGGGATCTTGATCTCTCCATTATTGATGAGATGCCGCCGGGACGACAGCCGACGAGAACCCAGATTATTGAGTCACGAAACCGCGGGATGCTCTACGGTATAATTCGTGAGGCCCTGGAGCGGAAGGAGCAGGGGTATGTCGTCTATCCCCTCATTGAAGAGAGCGAGAAACTGGCACTCAAGGACGCGACGCAGATGTGTGAGGAGTTGAAGAAGATCCTTCCGGAACACCGTATTGCGCTCCTTCATGGACGGATTGTGGCCGATGAGAAGGAGACTATTTTCAGGAAGTTTCGTGCCGGAGAGGTCGATCTTCTCGTCTCCACGACCGTCATTGAAGTCGGTGTCGATGTCCCCAACGCAACACTCATGGTGATCGAACATGCCGATCGGTTCGGGCTATCGCAGCTTCATCAGTTGCGGGGCAGGATTGGGAGGGGGGTGAAGGCCGGGAGCTGTCTCCTGGTGAGCGACTACCGCAAGACAGAGAATGCCTACCGCCGTCTTGAGGTGATGTGCGCGACGAATGACGGTTTCCGGATCGCCGAGGAGGATTTAAAGATCCGTGGGGCGGGGGATTTTCTGGGGACGCGCCAATCAGGGCTGCCGGATCTTCGTGTGGCCAATCTGCTTCGGGACTATCCGATTTTAAAAGTCGCCCGCGAAGAGGCGTTTCAGTTAATCGACAACGACCCGGGGCTTCTGTCGCATTCCCTGCTTAAGCAGGAACTCCTTCGACGATGGAAGGAGAGACTCGCCCTGTCCGATGTTGGATGA
- a CDS encoding OmpA family protein: MPHRRVIRTLPLLLLLARFSWADIGASVENFKPSIGPGSYFSVLSSRGLGQWQFHGGVGINYAHQPLLRGVTNVPMVDNLWMTDIGVAAGLTDWLEFSVVLPVVLFNDATSLTRLTADSNNVTRTTSRGLGDLRIQMKFRLVDLKDYDVGFAIVPILSIPTGNEDQFAADGTFSGGGLLVLDGEFLDRAEMSFNLGLMARSGFIFPGTVTERDDYIPIGVGLKIKTVDWIDLIGELNSSFLLKRPYDRESESPLEGGGGIRFRIPPLPGLALSAGVTAGVINSYGSPFYRIIGGVAYTQGQTRKKKVAQKKEPKVEATPPPPPPPPAESSLVEIGEKEIEIKKKIHFEHGKESIREVSQDILDAIIETLKNHPEILKVEIGGHTDNKGDETYNLKLSGKRAEAVKRFLVDHGVQEGRLTAKGYGESEPRDTNDTEEGRARNRRVEFKILERQSLTGTSPSSAPSKPAVP, encoded by the coding sequence ATGCCTCATCGACGGGTGATCCGTACTTTGCCTCTTCTCCTCTTGCTGGCCCGATTTTCCTGGGCTGATATCGGCGCTTCGGTCGAAAATTTCAAACCATCGATCGGGCCGGGCTCCTACTTTTCGGTTCTCTCATCGCGCGGGCTTGGACAGTGGCAGTTTCACGGCGGGGTCGGGATCAACTATGCCCATCAGCCGCTCCTTCGAGGGGTGACCAATGTCCCGATGGTCGACAATCTCTGGATGACGGACATCGGCGTTGCGGCTGGTTTGACCGATTGGCTGGAGTTTAGTGTTGTCCTGCCGGTCGTCCTCTTTAATGATGCAACGAGCCTCACCCGTCTGACCGCCGACAGTAACAACGTCACACGAACGACGAGTCGCGGTCTGGGGGATCTTCGCATTCAGATGAAATTCCGATTGGTGGACCTCAAGGATTATGATGTCGGTTTTGCGATTGTGCCGATCCTTTCGATCCCGACAGGGAATGAGGATCAATTTGCGGCGGATGGAACCTTCTCGGGAGGCGGTCTGCTTGTTCTGGATGGTGAGTTTCTTGACAGGGCTGAGATGTCGTTCAATCTGGGACTGATGGCCCGGAGTGGATTTATTTTCCCGGGTACCGTGACCGAGAGGGACGATTACATCCCGATCGGAGTCGGGTTGAAGATCAAGACCGTTGACTGGATTGATCTCATCGGCGAGCTCAATAGCTCCTTTCTCTTGAAGAGACCGTATGATCGTGAATCGGAGTCGCCGCTCGAAGGAGGGGGTGGCATCCGTTTCAGGATTCCACCTTTGCCAGGGCTCGCCCTTTCAGCCGGAGTCACTGCGGGTGTCATTAACAGCTATGGCAGTCCGTTCTATCGAATCATTGGGGGAGTTGCCTATACCCAAGGTCAGACAAGAAAAAAGAAGGTCGCCCAAAAAAAGGAACCGAAAGTGGAGGCGACACCTCCGCCCCCCCCACCTCCCCCTGCGGAATCGTCCCTCGTTGAGATCGGCGAGAAGGAGATTGAGATCAAGAAGAAGATCCACTTTGAACATGGGAAGGAGTCGATTCGCGAGGTCTCACAGGATATCCTCGATGCGATTATTGAGACCTTGAAGAACCATCCTGAAATCCTTAAGGTAGAAATCGGTGGGCATACAGACAACAAGGGAGATGAGACTTACAACCTTAAACTGTCGGGGAAGCGTGCTGAGGCGGTGAAGCGCTTTCTCGTTGACCATGGTGTTCAAGAGGGTCGTCTGACCGCCAAAGGGTATGGTGAATCTGAACCGAGAGATACCAATGATACGGAAGAGGGAAGGGCCCGGAACCGTCGCGTCGAGTTCAAGATCCTTGAACGTCAATCCCTCACCGGGACGAGCCCCAGTTCCGCTCCCTCCAAGCCGGCCGTCCCATAA